Genomic segment of Gemmatimonadaceae bacterium:
ACCTCTGGCTCTACGTGATCATGAGTCTGTCGGAAATCGGGTTGCAGTGCACCACGTACCTCTCCTACGCCATCGGGCCGAGCGCGGACTGGATCCGCTCGAGCTCCTGGTTCGTCGGTGTGTCGGCCGCGGTCATCCTCGCCTTCATGGTCGCGGCGTCGGTGATCGGGTTGTCGATCGGCAAGTGGGTGCACAACATCGGCGGCGTGTTCATGCTCATCGTGTTCGCCGGGCTGCTCGCGTTGCCGCTGATCGGTCTCGCTACGGGCCACTTGCGCGAGTACCACCCGCTGCGCACGGAGATGCCGGCCGTGTCGCTCTTCAACCTGAACATCCTCGGCAAGCTCGGATTCGGCGCGCTCGGCGGATTCGAATACGTGGCGATTCTCGCCGGTGAGACCAGGTCGCCGGCGCGCTCGGTGGGACGGTCGGTGGTCATCGCCGCGCCGATCGTCGCGTTGATGTTCGTACTCGGCACGAGCACCGTCATCGCCTACATCCCGGCCGACCAGATCGATCTGATCGGCCCGATGGCGCAGGTGCTGCGCGTCGGGTTCGGGCCGTTCGGAATCGCCACGCAGCTCGTGACGATTGCGATCTTGATGACGCTCGGCATGCGCATCGCGCAAGTGAGCGTCAGCTTCACCGCCGTCGCGCGCTTGCCGATGGTGGCGGGCTGGGATCGCCTCCTGCCGCCGTGGTTCAGCCGCCTCCATCCCAAGTACCGCACACCCGTGAACTCGATCTTGCTCGTCGGCGTCGTCTCGTTCGTGATCGGCCTGCTCAGTTTGATCGGTGTCGGTCAGGCCGAAGCATTCCAACTCATCTGGAACGCCGGCGGGATCTTCTACGCGCTCACGTACCTGGTGATGTTCGCGATTCCGCTGATCGGCCTGCGCGGCATCAAACCCGCGCCGTCGATGTGGCTCAAGATCACGTCGCTTTCCGGTTTGCTCATGACCGCGCTTTACTGCGCGCTGTCGATCTTCCCGATCATCCAAGTGGCGAGCGTCACGACGTTCGCGCTGAAGATCTTGCTCGTTCTGCTCGTCGCGAACGCAATCGGCGTCGGGCTCTACGTCTCGGCGCGACGAAAGCCAGTTGGCGTCGCGGTCACTGAGGCCTGATCAACGCGCAGCTTTCCACGGACGCCAGAAGATGCCGAGGGCGATGACCTGGCCTCGAGGTCGTGAGGTGACGGCCGGCGGGTCCTTACACGCCCGCATCGATCCCGGCTTCGCCGAGCAACTTGAAGTCTGGTCCCGCGCGCGCAACTCGTGCACCAGGGTTTCGGCCGGCGGACCCTTCCGCCGGCGATGCTTAGTTGATGGTCAACACCAACGGGCTGAACTTGATGTCGATCCCGCCGATCTGGACGGAGATGCCGTCTGCTCCGGTGGTTGCGGGCGCCGTGTAGGTCGCGGTACAAGCGCCATTGACGCACGTGAAGGCGCCGACCGCGCCGCGTGTCACCGCGACGGTGAAGTCGGCCGGCACGGTGGTCTTCACGAAATTGTTGAAGATGTCGCGGATCTTGACCGTCACGGTCGCGGTACCGTTCGCGGCGATGGTCGTCGCCGAGATCTCGACGGTCGACTTGGTCACGTCCGGATCGGCGGCGACCACCAGCACCGAGCGTCTGAGAATGATGCGCCCCGTGGAATCGGCCAGGTTCACCAGCGGCGTCGTCGGAACGGCGGTCAGCGTGTAGGTCGCCGCGCTGTCGGGCGGCGTCCACGTGGTGCTCGCCTGGCCGTTGATGTCCGTCACGACCGTGGCCGGTATGAGACCAGCGGGGGCCGAAAACCGAACAGGCGCTCCAGACGCCGGGAGACCTGTCGAGTCGAAGGCGGTGAGCGAGACGCCGAGCAGCGTGTGTCCGGCCTTCACGGTGTCGACCTTCACGATCGTAATGTTCGACTCATTGATCGTGACCGGAACCTGTGGCGCGAGCGGATTGCTATCCGGCAGCGTGATGCCGGTGATCGCCGGCGTCAGCACGGCGACCGTACCGACGTTCACGGTCGCGTTGGGTCCGGCCCATGGTGCGTGGAACAGGACGCCGACGTTCGACGCGACGGACACCGTCGCGTCGGCGATCACCGCACCGCGCGCGTCGCGGGCGACGGGCCGCACCGGAATCGAATCGATGGCTGTCATCGCCGCGCGGAGCGCCTCGACGTTCGTGTAGCGAGCGACCTGCCGCACGATGTCCGTCACCGCGTCGCTCGCGACGATCGTGGATCCGTCCGGCGCGATGCCCTGAACGGCCACGGTCGCCGTGCCATTTCCGGAGGAGATGAGCCGCGGCGTCGCCATCGCGCCGGTCGCCGGGTTGCTGGTGCCCACGGTCACGCCGACGTGCACGATCACCGAATCGGCGGCGGTGAGCGGTACGAAGCGGATCGTCGTTCCGGCGAGTCCGTTGCCGCGGCGATCGGCCAGCGTGACGTTCGGCGCCAGCGAATCGCTGAAGCTCCACGAGCGCAATTGCCGCGTGGAGAGCGTGAGGGTGAGCACTTGGGCGACGCGCGCGACGACCGTGTCCGCGCATTT
This window contains:
- a CDS encoding APC family permease; amino-acid sequence: MTDDGTSTIGSASAELAQAEAAVEAHSAALKKELGVGDLVLTQILFIVGLTWIGVAGKLGPSHVVLWSLALVLFYLPSAAVVIYLNKLMPLEGGLYQWAKLGFNEMIGFMLAWNLWLYVIMSLSEIGLQCTTYLSYAIGPSADWIRSSSWFVGVSAAVILAFMVAASVIGLSIGKWVHNIGGVFMLIVFAGLLALPLIGLATGHLREYHPLRTEMPAVSLFNLNILGKLGFGALGGFEYVAILAGETRSPARSVGRSVVIAAPIVALMFVLGTSTVIAYIPADQIDLIGPMAQVLRVGFGPFGIATQLVTIAILMTLGMRIAQVSVSFTAVARLPMVAGWDRLLPPWFSRLHPKYRTPVNSILLVGVVSFVIGLLSLIGVGQAEAFQLIWNAGGIFYALTYLVMFAIPLIGLRGIKPAPSMWLKITSLSGLLMTALYCALSIFPIIQVASVTTFALKILLVLLVANAIGVGLYVSARRKPVGVAVTEA
- a CDS encoding Ig-like domain-containing protein, translating into MRRALPFLCAGLIVASACDENLPNGPQTFGAQLRIDVSHDTLVVGDSSVAAAQALDASGHQIQSLTFNWTSADNSVVAFASPGTSDTSSGRIRRLVGQKVGRSAVTIALPDPRFVTTPASRNETVVVGGVRVLTTHDSTLSAVNDTGVAIAAGLVRVNGALVPKGGQGVRWVHVGSHTATVTNGDTLRYIAKSNGPDTLIATSDFCLAGAKCADTVVARVAQVLTLTLSTRQLRSWSFSDSLAPNVTLADRRGNGLAGTTIRFVPLTAADSVIVHVGVTVGTSNPATGAMATPRLISSGNGTATVAVQGIAPDGSTIVASDAVTDIVRQVARYTNVEALRAAMTAIDSIPVRPVARDARGAVIADATVSVASNVGVLFHAPWAGPNATVNVGTVAVLTPAITGITLPDSNPLAPQVPVTINESNITIVKVDTVKAGHTLLGVSLTAFDSTGLPASGAPVRFSAPAGLIPATVVTDINGQASTTWTPPDSAATYTLTAVPTTPLVNLADSTGRIILRRSVLVVAADPDVTKSTVEISATTIAANGTATVTVKIRDIFNNFVKTTVPADFTVAVTRGAVGAFTCVNGACTATYTAPATTGADGISVQIGGIDIKFSPLVLTIN